The Orcinus orca chromosome 1, mOrcOrc1.1, whole genome shotgun sequence DNA window GACATCTTGGAATTGAGGAAATATGGCAATGTATGCTATTTCCTGTTTTGGAAATTGCTCAATTGAGTCTGTTATCTAAATTCTAGTTAGATTACTTACCCAGTGGCTCCTGTTCCAGTGAGGAAAAAGAGCACAATACATCACTTCCTTGCACAAAATTCCCAACCTTCTCTATTTTAGTTACATTAACTATCTCTAATGAGGTCAATGACCTGTCACTTAATAAACAACACAGGAATGGCTTGATGGTGTTTTGTATGTTGTATCAACTTAGGGCTAAGTGAAAAAACTAGAGAGAAATACCAAGACAATGGAAACTGTAAAATTTCTCTCCTTATTCTCTTTGCTACAGCCCAGACTTCCACCATAGAATAAAGGTCTCCATTTTAAAACCTCTCTTTCAAATTCCCACAGATGAGAAGGTCTGAAAATGATCAGTTTCTTTTTGGGATCCAAGATTGACAAAGCCATTGCACACAAAATACAGTGGTAGATATTACCTGGATTTGCATATAAGAACATTGTGATTCACACAGTCATCTTTCCACAGGTTTAAAAAGTTGGTCTACACATACCGAATCTTCAAAGAGAAACATGGGTATTACAATATACAGGTAAGAACGTACAAGAACTCCTATAACAAAAACAACACAAGCTGGGGGGAGTAAAACCTGAGAACATCTCTCGAACCTGAGATGCCATGAAGAGGCATTCTAAACAGGGAAGCACTGCGGAGAGTTAGAATCAGATCAGTAGTTTACCTTGTctttctttcagagaaataggaaTGCACTAGAGTTGGGTTCCATTTTCAAGAAAAACAAGGCTGTTGTTCAAAAGTGTAGAGGCACAAAGTTCCTCCAGGGGTCAAATATACCAACCTGAACTCCATATAAGACTACCGTCAAATTATAAGACTAAACAACGAACAGGATGAGTGGAaagggaaggtggggagaggtCCGAATGTTTAAGAAGTCGACATTCGGGGACACCATAGCTGTATGAAAATGCAAAGGGGAGCATCAGTCAACTGGCAATTTAGGGATTTCTTTAATGCTTCTGGTTTACTGAGAGCTAAgcagaaaaacctttttttttttttttttgaagttactTCTCTGGTAGGAAATAGAGTATAATAAATGTCATTGAATCTTTAATTACTAACATAGACTCCTGAACTAATCTTTCTGAAACACTTGCATAAATGTTAAGCAGACTTTTTTACTGCAGGATTTCTCAGAATCTTTAATATGCTAAAGTTCACTGTGACTGTCTGAAAGAGATTAGAATATACAATGatccccagacacacacacacacacacacacatatatgtaatttttcttttgccaCAAAGGACATTATTGAGGCAATTGACAAAATCTGCATCAGGTCTGTAGATTAGTAATAGTATTGCATCAAGATTAATTTCCtcatagggagggttggagggagacacaaaagggaggagatatggggatatatgtatatgtatagttgcttcactttgttataaagcagaaactagcacaccattgtaaagcaattatactccaataaagatgtttaaaaaaaagttccctaTAATGGCCATTGATATTCTAAACTGTCTTTGGTCAGGTCTGTTCATTTAGTTAGAAatgtacctgaaaaaaaaaaaaacgattaatttcctcattttagtGTGGATATgtaatgtttttgctttttaggaAATATGAAGTATTTAGGGTCAAAGGGATATCATGTCAGCAACTTactctcataattttttttaaaaaagaatacatatatgtatacatatatacacacacatatatatttagaaagagagagaatgaaaggcaaataaaattttaacatttgggGTATGGGTGAAGGTtatatatggaaatttaaaaaatatttttgcagctTTGAAAGCAacctattttaaaacatttatttctttgttgtgcataTTTTGGGAAATTCTGGATAATTCCTTAATACCCCATTTTGTCTCTTGTCTGAACAAAACAGAGAGGCATCCAAGTCGGTTATAACAGACACAGAGGGGCATTTCATTGACACAGAGGGGCATTTCATACAGCAGCTCTGTATCAGGGCCTGTGCTGGATGCTACCTGGGGCTGAAGTGACAGCCTTTCGTAGAGCCCTCTTCCATGTCAGCCTGCATCTCTGTCATGGAGGTTAACTACACCCCAGGTCACAGAGCCTTCCTGTCACCACTCCTCTGTAGACCAACACTGTGGTCCTAAGAGAACCACAGTGATCATTAAGAAAATCAAATACATAAGAGCCAAGGAAGctcttgtgttttaaaattatttctataagaTTATATTAGAAAATTGTACTTGGTTTGTAGGTGGTAAAGAGAAAACAACTATTCACAATTTACCTGAGTCATGTTGACATTCCCATTTTCAATTTAAATCGggactttttgtcttgttttgctcTCCTGGAGAGTCTGAATTCATCAAGTATGTAAGTTGCATATTTTGCATTTCCCATCAGAAGTCCTCCCGTATTAGTCCCCCTCACTCTGACATAAGCTCTTAGATGGGTACCCTCCACAGTGTACCTACAAGAACTGTCCCCAAATTGCCAAGAATGGGGGCTCATTCGATACTGCAGACTGAGGTGGGGACCTTTGACTGTTCATCTTCTTTACTCAGAGTAGCTCAAGTcagaattccattttaaaaaggagggTTTCTGGTTATTGCGTATGGTGTGAGCTCCCACACAAGTGTCGGCCACCTGTTTTCAATTCACCGCTCAGCGGCAGCCCTGAAAACCACTGTTTTGAGAAGTGTCCTCTTTCACACACAATTGCACAATGATGAGTGATCTTGCATTTTTGCAGACCGTGGAAGGCGCTCAAAGACAGACCTTTCCAAACCTAGAGGAACTGATCTCCAAGTTTGAAAAACCAAATCAAGGGCTGGTGGTTCACCTTTTAAGGCCAATAAAGAGAACCTGTCCCTCCCTGAGATGGAGAAGATCGAAGATACAGCTGGATGgtatttatggtaaaaaaaacTTTCGCACGGGTGCCAGACAGGAACCTTAGTCCCATTTCCACCACTGGGCAACTTTGCAGAACCGATACAGATAATTGCCCCTTTCTAGGATGTTAGCTTTAAAAAGCTTCATCCTATGAAGAGCACTTTCCATTTTGTTGGGAAGTGGTGACTTCGAGCTCCTGGAGGTGGCAAACACATAGAGCTCTCTGTGCTTGGACAGCCCGGGGAGGAAGAGTGGCTCCCGAACATTCTCCAAGAGCTGACTGCAGACTCATTCTGTGACCTTGTGCAAACAACACAGGTTTGGGaatagatggccaacaagcagaattttcaaatgagaaaattgcTTCAACCCTCTCCCCAAGCCTCATCCTGTTACATTTTGCTCAATATTTGCTAAGCATTCATTTATATAGTGTTAGGGGAATACTTATTTCAGATACACCCCAAAAGTTATTAAGCCATGGTGGAAAAGGAGAGATGGTCCGTAAATCTGAGTGAGGAGAATCCAGATCATATCCCAAGCAGCTACTCTTGCTTACATCCCTGCAAGTCTGCTCTCAGAAGAGAATCTAGCATCTGTCAGTTACAACGTAGTTCGAATTTAACTCAGACTTCCTGAGACATTTACAGTTTAACCCTGTTTTCTCAAGGTGGGATGTGTGGTGATAGCCCCATGAAAGGGATTTCAGTCATCAGTGGGTAGGTGATGGGGATGGGACCAGAAGTGCTAGCTAGGGAGAAGGGCGGAGGACAGAGAGTTCTGGGGAGCCTGCAATCACCCCACACCCATTGTACTCTGTGTAT harbors:
- the SH2D1B gene encoding SH2 domain-containing protein 1B isoform X3 produces the protein MDLPYYHGPLSKRDCETLLLKEGVDGNFLLRDSESVPGVLCLCVSFKKLVYTYRIFKEKHGYYNIQTVEGAQRQTFPNLEELISKFEKPNQGLVVHLLRPIKRTCPSLRWRRSKIQLDGIYENSNSDYVAVLP
- the SH2D1B gene encoding SH2 domain-containing protein 1B isoform X1; translated protein: MRGLTMDLPYYHGPLSKQDCETLLLKEGVDGNFLLRNSESTPGVLCLCVSFKKLVYTYRIFKEKHGYYNIQTVEGAQRQTFPNLEELISKFEKPNQGLVVHLLRPIKRTCPSLRWRRSKIQLDGIYENSNSDYVAVLP
- the SH2D1B gene encoding SH2 domain-containing protein 1B isoform X2, coding for MRGLTMDLPYYHGPLSKQDCETLLLKEGVDGNFLLRNSESTPGVLCLCVSFKKLVYTYRIFKEKHGYYNIQTVEGAQRQTFPNLEELISKFEKPNQGLVVHLLRPIKRTCPSLRWRRSKIQLDENSNSDYVAVLP